The following proteins are encoded in a genomic region of Methylibium petroleiphilum PM1:
- a CDS encoding Hsp70 family protein, translated as MPGPTLSYCAIDFGTSNSAIAIPADHGSSRLVELEAGESTMPTAVFYFAEHEPLAPGAEPPRAFGRAAIAAYVDGYEGRLMRSMKSILGSSLVEQTTDVGGGHAVKFLDVITGYLRHLRHAAETALGAPITQAVLGRPVFFVDGDATRDAQAQASLEAAARAVGLRDVVFQYEPIAAAFDFEQQATREQCVLVADIGGGTSDFSVVRVGPDRRDRTDRKDDILASHGVHIAGTDFDRRIELTGILRELGYGASGPARGDQPPREVPSAVYFDLATWHLINTVYQPGRVAELKNMAAFYADPRHHRRLLRTVSERLGHELLARAEAAKIAVADGADTQIDLDLVERALRVPLSAPQAAEAIDGDVERIVEAARQTVVQAGLTAASVDALYFTGGSTGLRLLTKRLAASFPAARAVRGDRLASVATGLGLHAQRRFAVAR; from the coding sequence ATGCCCGGACCGACCCTTTCCTACTGCGCGATCGATTTCGGCACCTCGAACTCAGCCATCGCCATTCCCGCCGACCACGGCAGCAGCCGCCTGGTCGAACTGGAGGCCGGCGAGTCCACCATGCCGACGGCGGTGTTCTATTTCGCCGAGCACGAGCCGCTCGCACCCGGTGCCGAGCCACCGCGCGCCTTCGGCCGGGCCGCGATCGCGGCCTACGTGGACGGCTACGAAGGCCGCCTGATGCGCTCGATGAAGAGCATCCTCGGCTCCAGCCTGGTCGAGCAGACTACCGATGTCGGAGGCGGTCATGCGGTGAAGTTCCTCGACGTCATCACCGGTTACCTGCGCCACCTGCGACATGCCGCCGAAACCGCCCTCGGCGCGCCGATCACGCAGGCTGTTCTGGGGCGGCCGGTGTTCTTCGTAGACGGCGACGCGACGCGCGATGCGCAGGCGCAGGCTTCGCTTGAAGCCGCAGCGCGCGCGGTAGGTTTGCGCGACGTGGTGTTCCAGTACGAGCCGATCGCGGCCGCCTTCGACTTCGAGCAGCAGGCGACGCGCGAGCAATGCGTGCTGGTGGCCGACATCGGCGGCGGCACCTCGGACTTCTCGGTCGTGCGCGTCGGCCCCGACCGCCGCGACCGGACCGATCGCAAGGACGACATCCTCGCCAGCCACGGGGTGCACATCGCCGGCACCGACTTCGACCGGCGCATCGAGCTCACCGGCATCCTGCGCGAGCTCGGCTACGGCGCCTCGGGCCCCGCACGAGGCGACCAACCGCCGCGCGAGGTGCCGAGCGCGGTGTACTTCGACCTCGCGACCTGGCACCTGATCAACACCGTCTACCAGCCGGGACGCGTGGCCGAACTCAAGAACATGGCGGCCTTCTACGCCGACCCGCGCCACCACCGGCGCCTGCTGCGCACGGTGAGCGAACGGCTCGGGCACGAGCTGCTGGCGCGTGCCGAGGCGGCGAAGATCGCGGTCGCCGACGGTGCCGACACGCAGATCGACCTGGACCTGGTCGAACGTGCGCTGAGGGTCCCGCTCAGCGCGCCGCAGGCGGCCGAGGCGATCGACGGCGATGTGGAGCGCATCGTCGAGGCCGCGCGGCAGACCGTGGTGCAGGCCGGGTTGACGGCGGCATCGGTGGACGCGCTCTACTTCACCGGCGGGTCCACCGGCCTGCGGCTGCTGACCAAGCGCCTGGCCGCGAGCTTCCCGGCCGCACGCGCAGTGCGCGGCGACCGGCTCGCCAGCGTCGCCACCGGGCTGGGCCTGCACGCGCAACGCCGGTTCGCCGTGGCCCGCTGA
- a CDS encoding BLUF domain-containing protein produces MTTLSQFLYLSQVRGDKPFETIAVVVAEARQLNAEQSITGVLVFDGAQVCQYVEGEVGTIDALIERLMVDPRHEQLKVLHHAPLQGERRFARWRLGT; encoded by the coding sequence ATGACGACACTGTCGCAGTTCTTGTATCTCAGTCAGGTCCGCGGCGACAAGCCCTTCGAAACGATCGCCGTGGTGGTGGCCGAGGCGCGGCAGCTGAATGCCGAACAGTCGATCACCGGTGTGCTGGTGTTCGACGGGGCCCAGGTCTGCCAGTACGTGGAGGGCGAGGTGGGCACGATCGATGCGCTGATTGAGCGCCTGATGGTCGACCCGCGTCATGAGCAACTGAAGGTGCTGCACCACGCTCCGCTGCAGGGTGAACGGCGGTTCGCGCGTTGGCGCCTGGGCACCTGA
- a CDS encoding chromate transporter has protein sequence MHSDDPSPLARPASCTELFTAFTGLALQGFGGVLAVAQRVLCDDKRWLSKGEFLEALALAQVLPGPNVCNLSLMVGDRYFGTRGAFAALAGMMAAPLLIVLAATMLYAQFATHPLVAGALRGMGAIAAGMIIGTALKLAAPLRSSPLGLPTLAALATACFVAVALLRWPLVWVLPALGLLACALAWRRLRTSETPS, from the coding sequence ATGCATTCCGACGACCCGTCCCCCCTGGCCCGGCCCGCCTCCTGCACCGAACTCTTCACCGCCTTCACCGGCCTCGCGCTCCAGGGCTTCGGTGGTGTGCTGGCGGTGGCTCAGCGCGTGCTGTGCGACGACAAGCGCTGGCTGAGCAAGGGTGAGTTCCTCGAGGCCCTCGCGCTCGCGCAGGTGCTGCCCGGGCCGAACGTCTGCAACCTCTCGCTGATGGTGGGGGACCGCTACTTCGGCACGCGTGGCGCTTTCGCCGCGCTGGCCGGGATGATGGCGGCGCCGCTGCTGATCGTGCTGGCGGCCACGATGCTCTATGCGCAATTCGCCACCCATCCCCTGGTGGCCGGTGCCCTGCGCGGCATGGGGGCCATCGCGGCAGGCATGATCATCGGAACAGCCCTGAAGCTGGCCGCACCGCTGCGCAGCAGCCCGCTCGGCCTGCCAACGCTGGCGGCGTTGGCCACCGCCTGCTTCGTGGCCGTGGCGCTGCTGCGCTGGCCGCTGGTCTGGGTGCTGCCGGCGCTGGGCCTGCTGGCCTGCGCGCTGGCATGGCGGCGGCTGCGGACCTCGGAGACGCCGTCGTGA
- a CDS encoding GNAT family N-acetyltransferase, whose amino-acid sequence MITVLHNPAATRFEASVDGLLSVADYALRGHVMTLHHTFVPTALRGRGVAAALVQEALAHARAQGLKVEPSCSYVASYMRRHPETQDLHA is encoded by the coding sequence ATGATCACTGTCCTTCACAACCCGGCCGCCACGCGCTTCGAAGCGAGCGTCGACGGCCTGCTCTCGGTCGCCGACTACGCCCTGCGCGGCCACGTGATGACCCTGCACCACACCTTCGTGCCGACCGCGCTGCGCGGCCGCGGCGTGGCCGCCGCGCTGGTGCAGGAAGCCCTGGCGCATGCACGAGCGCAGGGGCTCAAGGTGGAGCCGTCGTGCTCCTACGTCGCGAGCTACATGCGGCGCCATCCGGAGACGCAGGACCTGCATGCCTGA
- a CDS encoding chromate transporter codes for MAAAADLGDAVVTLPEGSALLALFGHFLLLSLLSIGGAITVAPDMHRWMVVEQQLLSDPQFTSSIAIAQAAPGPNVLFVALLGYQAAGLLGAAATLLGIMLPSVTLALLVNRWGHTRQDWRSVRAFKVGMAPITLALIAATGWLLAAPPSEWRSLLATAVAALLVWRTRLHLLWMIAAGALLGLLGWI; via the coding sequence ATGGCGGCGGCTGCGGACCTCGGAGACGCCGTCGTGACGCTGCCCGAAGGCTCGGCGCTATTGGCGCTGTTCGGCCACTTCCTGCTGCTGTCGCTGCTGTCGATCGGCGGCGCCATCACGGTGGCGCCGGACATGCACCGCTGGATGGTCGTCGAACAGCAGTTGCTGAGCGATCCGCAATTCACGTCGTCGATCGCGATAGCCCAGGCGGCGCCGGGCCCGAACGTGCTGTTCGTGGCGCTGCTCGGCTACCAGGCGGCCGGGTTGCTGGGCGCGGCGGCCACCCTGCTGGGCATCATGCTGCCCTCGGTCACGCTGGCGCTGCTGGTCAACCGCTGGGGGCACACGCGGCAGGATTGGCGCTCGGTGCGCGCCTTCAAGGTCGGCATGGCGCCGATCACGCTGGCGCTGATCGCCGCCACCGGCTGGCTGCTGGCCGCACCGCCGAGCGAGTGGCGTTCCCTGCTGGCGACCGCCGTCGCCGCGCTGCTGGTCTGGCGCACGCGGCTGCACCTGCTGTGGATGATCGCGGCCGGCGCGCTGCTCGGCCTGCTGGGCTGGATCTGA
- a CDS encoding DUF1345 domain-containing protein yields the protein MEIPEPAWRARLRTWSASSRLLVSATLGGGVATACRIADLPWVESLLVGWCGFALLSLLLSGLTLGLHGDIPRPDEVARNDQSSTAMLVVVLLGCAASITAIGALLLTSRDLPAGERWPHGLLAVVAIALSWLLIHVRFAFHYAHRDLEARPASKGRAALDFPGTPEPDYLDYLYFSFVIGMTSQVSDVTVHTRAMRRLVLWHSLLSFGFNLLILALAVNTLAALFQ from the coding sequence ATGGAGATTCCCGAACCTGCCTGGCGCGCGCGGCTCCGCACCTGGTCCGCCAGCAGCCGCCTGCTGGTGTCGGCCACGCTGGGCGGCGGGGTCGCAACCGCGTGCCGGATCGCGGATTTGCCGTGGGTGGAGTCCCTGCTGGTCGGCTGGTGCGGCTTCGCCCTCCTCTCCCTGTTGTTGTCGGGGCTGACGCTGGGCCTGCACGGCGACATCCCACGGCCCGACGAGGTGGCTCGCAACGACCAGAGCAGCACCGCGATGCTGGTGGTCGTGCTGCTCGGCTGTGCGGCCAGCATCACCGCGATCGGTGCGCTGCTGCTGACCAGCCGGGATCTGCCGGCCGGCGAACGCTGGCCGCACGGCCTGCTGGCGGTGGTGGCGATCGCGCTGTCGTGGCTGCTGATCCACGTGCGCTTCGCCTTTCACTACGCCCACCGCGATCTCGAGGCACGCCCCGCGTCGAAGGGCCGGGCCGCGCTCGACTTCCCGGGCACGCCCGAGCCCGACTACCTGGACTACCTGTACTTCTCGTTCGTGATCGGCATGACCTCGCAGGTCTCCGACGTGACGGTGCACACGCGGGCGATGCGTCGCCTGGTGCTGTGGCACAGCCTGCTCTCCTTCGGCTTCAACCTCCTCATCCTGGCGCTGGCCGTCAACACACTGGCCGCACTGTTCCAGTAG
- a CDS encoding FKBP-type peptidyl-prolyl cis-trans isomerase has protein sequence MNTTPSGLKYEDPLIGNGPTATVGKNVRVHYTGWLYNDGSAGRKFDSSKDRGDPFEFPLGGGMVIRGWDEGVAGMQVGGTRRLVIPPALGYGARGAGGVIPPNATLLFEVELLAVIG, from the coding sequence ATGAACACCACTCCCTCGGGCCTGAAATACGAAGACCCACTGATCGGCAACGGCCCGACCGCCACCGTCGGCAAGAACGTCCGTGTGCACTACACCGGCTGGCTCTACAACGACGGCAGCGCCGGGCGGAAGTTCGATTCCAGCAAGGATCGCGGCGATCCGTTCGAGTTCCCGCTCGGCGGCGGCATGGTGATCCGCGGCTGGGACGAAGGCGTGGCCGGCATGCAGGTCGGCGGTACGCGGCGCCTGGTGATTCCTCCGGCGCTCGGCTACGGCGCACGCGGCGCCGGCGGTGTGATTCCGCCGAACGCGACGTTGCTGTTCGAGGTCGAGTTGCTCGCCGTCATCGGCTGA
- a CDS encoding Crp/Fnr family transcriptional regulator yields the protein MSIDTRRSSLAALAHHADRHPPAACAQCPLRALPAFSPVSAKELAYIQSFRHGSAAFAAGQDVLAEHATSEWLYTVFSGWAFRFKTLSDGRRQILNFLLPGDFIGLQEQFADGAPHGAEALTELQLCRFPKAELWSLYREFPSLGYDLTWLAAREENLTDETLLSVGQRSAAERIAMLLIHLYRRAERVGLVEGAAVAFPVTQQHIADALGLSLVHTNKTLRRLHRLGLHEIADGRLRLLNRHALQRLADYAERPMRTIPLI from the coding sequence ATGTCAATTGACACTCGCCGGAGTTCCCTTGCCGCCCTTGCCCATCACGCCGATCGCCACCCGCCGGCCGCCTGCGCCCAGTGCCCGCTGCGGGCTCTGCCGGCGTTCTCTCCGGTCAGCGCGAAGGAATTGGCTTATATCCAGAGCTTCCGCCATGGCAGCGCGGCTTTCGCCGCCGGACAGGACGTGCTGGCCGAGCATGCGACGAGCGAGTGGCTCTACACGGTGTTCTCGGGCTGGGCCTTCCGCTTCAAGACCCTCAGCGACGGGCGCCGCCAGATCCTCAATTTCCTGCTGCCCGGTGACTTCATCGGCTTGCAGGAGCAGTTCGCCGACGGGGCTCCACACGGCGCCGAGGCCCTGACCGAACTGCAGTTGTGCCGCTTCCCGAAAGCCGAGTTGTGGTCTCTGTACCGCGAGTTCCCGAGCCTCGGCTACGACCTGACCTGGCTGGCTGCGCGCGAGGAGAACCTGACCGACGAGACGCTGCTGTCGGTGGGCCAGCGCAGCGCGGCCGAGCGGATCGCGATGCTGTTGATCCATCTGTACCGGCGCGCCGAGCGGGTGGGCCTCGTCGAGGGGGCCGCCGTGGCCTTTCCGGTCACGCAGCAGCACATCGCCGATGCGCTGGGCCTGTCGCTGGTTCACACCAACAAGACACTGCGCCGCCTGCACAGGCTCGGCCTGCACGAGATCGCCGACGGCCGGCTGCGACTGCTGAACCGCCACGCCCTGCAGCGCCTGGCCGACTATGCAGAACGGCCGATGCGAACGATCCCTCTGATCTGA
- a CDS encoding 3'-5' exonuclease: MLTPPRPFEPAAPTILDIEASGFGRGSYPIEVGFVLPDGRAWCSLIRPEPDWLHWDPQAQALHHIPRELAQRHGRSAAEVAGLLNQRLNGRVAYCDGWAHDYPWLARLYDAAELTPSFRLEHLLSLLDEDQARRFDALKRQVIAESGQQRHRASTDARMLQLALRRLRPASLRRR; this comes from the coding sequence GTGCTGACCCCACCCCGTCCGTTCGAGCCTGCGGCGCCGACGATCCTCGACATCGAAGCGTCGGGCTTCGGCCGCGGCAGCTACCCGATCGAAGTCGGCTTCGTGCTGCCCGACGGCCGCGCCTGGTGCTCGCTGATCCGGCCCGAGCCGGACTGGCTGCACTGGGATCCGCAGGCCCAGGCCCTGCATCACATCCCGCGCGAGCTCGCGCAGCGACACGGCCGCAGCGCAGCCGAGGTCGCCGGCTTGTTGAACCAGCGCCTGAACGGCCGCGTCGCCTACTGCGACGGCTGGGCACACGACTACCCCTGGCTGGCACGCCTGTACGACGCCGCCGAGCTGACGCCGAGCTTCCGACTGGAACACCTGCTGAGCCTGCTCGACGAAGACCAGGCCCGACGCTTCGATGCCCTGAAGCGCCAGGTCATCGCCGAGTCCGGACAGCAGCGCCACCGCGCCAGCACCGACGCCCGCATGCTGCAGCTGGCACTGCGCCGACTGCGGCCCGCGTCGCTGCGCCGGCGTTGA
- the cspE gene encoding transcription antiterminator/RNA stability regulator CspE, giving the protein MSVQTGTVKWFNEAKGFGFIAQDGGGADVFAHFRDIQGNGFKTLQENQRVEFEVKQGQKGPQAANIRPL; this is encoded by the coding sequence ATGAGCGTGCAAACCGGCACCGTGAAGTGGTTCAACGAAGCCAAGGGCTTTGGATTCATCGCCCAGGACGGCGGTGGCGCCGACGTCTTCGCGCACTTCCGCGACATCCAGGGCAACGGCTTCAAGACGCTGCAGGAAAACCAGCGCGTCGAGTTCGAAGTGAAGCAAGGCCAGAAGGGCCCGCAAGCTGCGAACATCCGCCCGCTGTAA
- a CDS encoding L-lactate permease, with protein sequence MVWQQVYNPFDSMLVSTLLAAVPVAVMLIGLGFLHLKAHIAAAAGLASALAIAILAFGMPAGMAGRAALLGGLTGLLPIGWIVLNIIFLHQLTEQNGSFKVLQDSIAGITEDRRLQLLLIAFAFGAFFEGAAGFGTPVAVTAAILIGLGFSPLAASGLSLIANTAPVAYGALGTPVITLAKVHGYDVLAVSAMIGRQLPFFSLLVPFWLIWAFAGWRGMKQIWPAVLVTGVSFAVPQFLVSNYMGPELVDVIAAICSMTALVLFLRVWQPSEIWTSVSLKGHEKDGGEARAATAPTRHARADVVKAWTPWVILTAFVFVWGLPATKTWLNGIFAPKFPIEGLHKLIEKMPPVVPKPTAESAEYVLGLLSATGSGILLAAVVGGLVMGYGIPALVQAYGRTIWLVKYSLLTIVLMLALGTLTRYSGLDTTLGLAFASTGVFYPFFGTLMGWLGVALTGSDTASNVLFGGMQKVAAEQLGLSPNLMGAANSSGGVMGKMIDAQSIVVASTATRWFDHEGDILRYVFFHSIALASLVGILVTLQAYVYPFTLMVVK encoded by the coding sequence ATGGTTTGGCAGCAGGTCTACAACCCTTTCGACAGCATGCTCGTCTCGACGCTGCTGGCCGCCGTGCCGGTGGCAGTGATGCTGATCGGCCTCGGCTTTCTGCACCTCAAGGCCCACATCGCCGCGGCGGCCGGCCTGGCCAGCGCGCTGGCGATCGCGATCCTCGCCTTCGGCATGCCGGCCGGCATGGCCGGTCGTGCGGCGCTGCTCGGGGGGCTGACCGGCCTGCTGCCGATCGGATGGATCGTGCTGAACATCATCTTCCTGCACCAGCTGACCGAGCAGAACGGCAGCTTCAAGGTGCTGCAGGACTCGATCGCCGGCATCACCGAGGACCGCCGCCTGCAGTTGCTGCTGATCGCGTTCGCGTTCGGCGCCTTCTTCGAGGGCGCCGCGGGCTTCGGCACGCCGGTCGCGGTGACCGCCGCGATCCTGATCGGCCTGGGCTTCTCTCCGCTCGCGGCCTCCGGCCTGTCACTGATTGCGAACACCGCGCCGGTGGCCTACGGCGCGCTCGGCACGCCGGTCATCACGCTGGCCAAGGTGCACGGTTACGACGTGCTGGCGGTGTCGGCGATGATCGGCCGACAGCTGCCGTTCTTCTCGCTGCTGGTGCCGTTCTGGCTGATCTGGGCCTTCGCCGGCTGGCGCGGCATGAAGCAGATCTGGCCGGCGGTGCTCGTCACCGGCGTGAGCTTCGCGGTGCCGCAGTTCCTGGTGTCCAACTACATGGGCCCGGAGCTGGTCGACGTGATCGCCGCGATCTGCTCGATGACCGCGCTGGTGTTGTTCCTGCGCGTCTGGCAGCCGTCCGAGATCTGGACCTCGGTGTCGCTGAAGGGTCACGAAAAGGACGGCGGCGAAGCGCGCGCCGCCACCGCACCGACCCGCCATGCGCGAGCGGACGTCGTGAAGGCGTGGACGCCCTGGGTCATCCTGACGGCCTTCGTGTTCGTCTGGGGTCTGCCAGCCACCAAAACCTGGCTGAACGGCATCTTCGCTCCCAAGTTCCCGATCGAGGGCCTGCACAAGCTGATCGAGAAGATGCCGCCGGTGGTGCCCAAGCCGACCGCCGAATCGGCGGAGTACGTGTTGGGCCTGCTGTCGGCGACCGGCTCGGGCATCCTGCTGGCCGCTGTCGTGGGCGGCCTCGTGATGGGCTATGGCATCCCGGCCCTGGTCCAGGCCTACGGCCGGACGATCTGGCTGGTGAAGTACTCGTTGCTCACCATCGTGCTGATGCTCGCGCTCGGCACGCTCACCCGCTACTCCGGTCTCGACACCACGCTGGGTCTGGCCTTCGCGTCGACCGGCGTGTTCTATCCGTTCTTCGGCACGCTGATGGGCTGGCTGGGTGTGGCGCTGACCGGTTCGGACACCGCCTCGAACGTGCTGTTCGGCGGCATGCAGAAGGTCGCGGCCGAGCAGCTGGGCCTGAGCCCGAACCTGATGGGTGCGGCCAACAGCTCCGGCGGCGTGATGGGCAAGATGATCGACGCGCAGTCCATCGTCGTCGCCTCGACCGCGACACGCTGGTTCGATCACGAAGGCGACATCCTGCGCTACGTGTTCTTCCATTCCATCGCGCTCGCGAGCCTGGTCGGGATCCTGGTGACGCTGCAGGCCTACGTGTACCCGTTCACGCTGATGGTCGTGAAGTGA
- a CDS encoding PPC domain-containing DNA-binding protein produces MRTALRLEPGDDLRRRLEALTVERGWPAAFVIAGIGSLRITALRLAEATEPLQLEAPVEILSLCGSLSLAGAHLHMSIADAQGRVLGGHVAAGCEVRTTVELLVEVLEDLRFERMADARTGYPELRITPR; encoded by the coding sequence ATGCGCACCGCGTTGCGGCTCGAGCCCGGCGACGACCTGCGGCGCCGTCTCGAGGCGCTGACAGTCGAGCGCGGCTGGCCGGCCGCCTTCGTGATCGCCGGCATCGGCAGCCTGCGCATCACCGCGCTGCGGTTGGCCGAAGCGACCGAGCCGCTGCAACTGGAGGCACCGGTCGAGATCCTGAGCCTGTGCGGCTCGCTGTCGCTCGCGGGCGCCCACCTGCACATGAGCATCGCCGACGCCCAGGGCCGCGTGCTCGGCGGACACGTAGCGGCCGGCTGCGAGGTGCGCACGACGGTCGAGCTGCTGGTCGAGGTGCTCGAAGACCTGCGCTTCGAACGCATGGCGGACGCCCGCACCGGCTATCCAGAGCTGCGCATCACGCCGCGCTGA
- the mnmH gene encoding tRNA 2-selenouridine(34) synthase MnmH has protein sequence MSHCPTTVDDLAGFDTVIDVRSPAEFALDHIPGAINCPVLDDEERRVVGTLYVQVSAFEARKLGGAMVARNIARHLDTAFHDRPKGWRPLLYCWRGGMRSGSFVTWMRLVGWDAQQLQGGYKAWRAHVIARIAALAPSLPLRVLCGPTGSAKTRVLQALGALGEQVLDLEALAAHRGSVLGALPGMEQPSQKAFETQLAAAMKGFDLTRTIWVEAESRRIGRISLPDALLERLRVSPVVQIDATPDARLAYLLRDYAWLGDDPQRLADKLGLLKGMLANETLAQWQDWAMERNLPPLFAALMTQHYDPLYARSQGRHFEKLSGGRRVGTDDLSEAGIEALARRIAAG, from the coding sequence GTGAGCCACTGCCCGACTACCGTCGACGACCTCGCCGGCTTCGACACCGTGATCGACGTGCGCTCGCCGGCCGAGTTCGCGCTCGACCACATCCCGGGCGCGATCAACTGCCCGGTTCTCGACGACGAGGAGCGCCGCGTCGTCGGCACGCTGTACGTGCAGGTGTCGGCCTTCGAGGCACGCAAGCTCGGCGGCGCGATGGTCGCACGCAACATCGCACGGCATCTGGACACGGCTTTCCACGACCGGCCGAAGGGCTGGCGACCGCTGCTCTACTGCTGGCGCGGCGGCATGCGCAGCGGCAGTTTCGTGACCTGGATGCGCTTGGTGGGCTGGGATGCCCAGCAACTGCAGGGCGGCTACAAGGCCTGGCGCGCGCATGTCATCGCGCGCATCGCGGCGCTGGCGCCGAGCTTGCCGCTGCGCGTGCTGTGCGGGCCGACCGGCAGCGCCAAGACACGTGTGCTGCAGGCGCTGGGTGCGCTGGGCGAGCAGGTGCTCGACCTCGAGGCGCTGGCCGCACACCGCGGCTCGGTGCTCGGCGCACTGCCCGGCATGGAGCAGCCGTCGCAGAAGGCCTTCGAGACGCAGCTCGCGGCGGCAATGAAGGGCTTCGACCTGACGCGCACGATCTGGGTCGAGGCCGAGAGCCGCAGGATCGGCCGCATCAGCCTGCCCGACGCCCTGCTGGAACGCCTGCGCGTCAGCCCGGTGGTGCAGATCGATGCCACGCCCGACGCCCGCCTGGCCTACCTGCTGCGCGACTACGCCTGGCTCGGCGACGACCCGCAACGCCTTGCCGACAAGCTCGGCCTGCTCAAGGGCATGCTCGCCAACGAGACGCTGGCGCAGTGGCAGGACTGGGCGATGGAGCGCAATCTGCCGCCGCTGTTCGCGGCACTGATGACACAGCACTACGACCCGCTCTACGCCCGCTCGCAAGGCCGCCACTTCGAGAAGCTGAGCGGAGGGCGGCGCGTCGGGACGGACGATCTCTCCGAGGCCGGCATTGAAGCGCTCGCGCGGCGCATCGCCGCCGGCTGA